Part of the Microbacterium sp. Clip185 genome is shown below.
CGGCAGGTCGTCGTAGACCTCGAGGCCGAGCGTGCCCTGGCCGACGACGATGTCGCGGTGGTCGAAGGGGTGGATCAGCACGGCGCCGGTGCGCTCGGCGAACTCGGCCGCGAGCCGCAGCGGCGTCTCGACGGTGTCGCCTTCGAGCACGACCTCGGCGCCGTAGCCGCGGGTGGCGAGAAGCTTCGGCACGGGCACACCCAGCGGCATGAAGATCGTCGCGGCGATGCCGAGCCGCTGCGCCGCGAGGGCGACGCCCTGTGCGTGGTTGCCCGCGGATGCGGCGACCACGCCGCGGGCGCGCTCCTCCTCGGTGAGGCGGGAGAGCCGATAGATCGCGCCGCGGATCTTGAACGAGCCGGTGCGCTGGAGGTTCTCCATCTTGAGGATCACGGGGGCGCCCACAATCTCGCTGAGCACCTGCGACTCGTCCATGGGCGTGCGGGTGATCAGGCCGGTGAGGGTGCGGGCCGCATCCTCGAAATCGGCCAGTGTGGGAAGACTCACCGCGTGGTTCTCCTTCGTTCGCGGGGCACAGTGCTCCAGATGAGTTCGCCCGGTTCGGGTGGCCTACCGGTCTCCCACGCGCGGCGGGAGAGGTAGAGGGCGAAGACGTTGACGAAGGCGGCCAGCGGTACGGCGAACAGGGCGCCCGGGATGCCGGCGATCATGGCGCCGCCGGCGACCACGAGCACCACCGCGAGCGGGTGCACCTTGACGGCGGTGCCCATGAGGATGGGCTGCAGGATGTGGCCTTCGATCTGCTGCACGCCGAGCACGACGACCAGCATCCACAGCGCGATCCAGGGCCCGTTGTAGACGAGGGCGAGGAAGACCGCGAGGGCGCCGGTGACGACGGCTCCGACGAACGGGATGAACGCGCCGAGGAAGACGAGCACGCCGACCGGGATCGCGAGGGGCACGCCCAGCAGGAACGCGCCGAGGCCGATGCCGATCGCGTCGATCGTGGCCACGAGCAGCTGGGTGCGGGCGTATGTGACGACCGTCAGCCAGCCGGACTTGCCGGCGCCGTCGACGGCGGGGCGGGCGGCCTTGGGGAACAGGCGGATGACCCACTTCCAGATGCCGCCGCCGTCGGCGAGCACGCAGAGCAGGATGAAGATGGTCAGCAGCAGGCCGGTGGCGACGTGGCCGACGGTGGAGCCGATCGCGAGCGCGCCCGACCAGAGGAGCGAGGCCTGCTGTTCCAGCATGCCGAGACCCTGGCGCAGCATCCCGTCGATCTGGTCGGCGGTGAGGTGCAGCGGGCCGTCGATGAGGTAGGTGCGGAGGTCTTCGATCGCGCCGACGGTGCGGTCGCGCACCGATCCCCACTCCCGGGTGATCTGCCAGATCGCGAGCCAGAACAGGCCCGAGACGATGGCGATGGTGCCGAGCACGGAGGCCACAATGGCGAGCCAGCGCGGCCACCGGTGGCGCAGCATCCACGTGAACGCGGGCCACACGAGGGCGGCGATGAGGATCGCGATGAGCAGTGGAATGACCAGCAGCTTGAGCTGGATGATGATCCAGATCGCCACGCCCAGGGCCGCGGCGATCAGCAGGAAACGCCACGAGTATGCGGCGGCGATGCGGACGCCGCGCGGCACGCTGTGCGTGGTGTCGGAGCTGACGGTGCGCTGACGCAGGGCGTCGAAGAACGATCCGCGAGGCTTCTCGTCGGGCTCGGTCATCACGTCAGTCTAGTTGTCGGAGCCTGACGCTACGCTGACGCGGTGCGTGACAGATTGAGCCGGTCCGAAGCCCGACGTATCGCGCTGCGCGCGCAGGGTCTGGGCGCTCCCCGACCCGCCGAGGTGACGGGTGTGCACCTGCGGCGCGAGATCCGGCGGATGTCGGTGCTGCAGATCGACTCGGTCAACGTGTTTGCCCGCTCGCACTACATGCCGCTGTTCTCGCGGCTCGGTCCCTACGACCCCGCGAAGCTCGACCGGCTGCTGTTCCAGCGCCGCGCGCCGTTCGTGGAGTACTGGGCGCACCAGGCATCCTTCATCGACGCGGCGGACTGGCCGCTGTTCGCGTTCCGGATGCAGCACTATCGCGCCCGGCATGAGGCCAAAGGCTGGCGCGGCATCGACGCCGCGACGC
Proteins encoded:
- a CDS encoding AI-2E family transporter, whose amino-acid sequence is MTEPDEKPRGSFFDALRQRTVSSDTTHSVPRGVRIAAAYSWRFLLIAAALGVAIWIIIQLKLLVIPLLIAILIAALVWPAFTWMLRHRWPRWLAIVASVLGTIAIVSGLFWLAIWQITREWGSVRDRTVGAIEDLRTYLIDGPLHLTADQIDGMLRQGLGMLEQQASLLWSGALAIGSTVGHVATGLLLTIFILLCVLADGGGIWKWVIRLFPKAARPAVDGAGKSGWLTVVTYARTQLLVATIDAIGIGLGAFLLGVPLAIPVGVLVFLGAFIPFVGAVVTGALAVFLALVYNGPWIALWMLVVVLGVQQIEGHILQPILMGTAVKVHPLAVVLVVAGGAMIAGIPGALFAVPLAAFVNVFALYLSRRAWETGRPPEPGELIWSTVPRERRRTTR